In Rhineura floridana isolate rRhiFlo1 chromosome 4, rRhiFlo1.hap2, whole genome shotgun sequence, the sequence TTCCCCTCCCGGGCGTGCCGGGCCTCCGCCTTCTCCTCGGCCCAAAGAAGGCAGGGCGGGCAGGCATGTGCCTTCTGCCGCGTGGGCTGGCGAGGCCGAGGTTGGTGCTCGGCGACCCGGAACTCTGCGCGAAAGGCAGCCGGTGCTTGAAGCCGGTCGcaggtgagaggaggaggagaaggaccgcCTTGGGCCTGTCAGCTGTTTCCCGGGAGGGAAGTGGCCGGGAGCCCCTGCCTGCTTTCGGGATGGGGAAGGCTCTTGTGTATATGTGCATGCCCTTCTCCTTCTCTCGCACTTAGCCTCGTTGAACTCCTTTCGGCTTGTTGACCCAgtgccaaggcagcttccatgcaATGACGGCAGCAGCTTGAGTCTTCTTGAGGCACCTGCTGGCAGCCGCTTCATCCTCCTGTGTCTGCAGTCCCCGGCTGACTGAGAAAGGGCGgaaaggcggccagccacagcccaatgtatgcgtgtgtcaatcacgcatgcgtggctgagggggccgctgaaaagccggagatccacctttttaaaagaAGTATAGCCGGAGGCTGGAGatggcccctttttccctgagactccggcaggaaaccggagacctggcaaccctggtcaGATTGTGCTGTCTAGACTGATCCGAGGCTGTCAGGAGCagagcatcaggcaggaaggagaggcaggcatgaGTCAGATGGAAGGAGAAATAATCGCTAAAAGGAGAGGCCTACTGGGCAGCTGTATCTTCACAAAAAGAAGGGGTGGGGCGGGTGCATTTCTTGCTaggcctctcctccttcctgccccaTGAAGCGGCACCATGCAGGATCAAATCCTCGCACTTACCAGCTTGTAAGTGGGGAGGGTTATATCCTGCGCAGGGCCAGCTGCTGCTCCTTTGCAATCGGTTTCCCTGCAAGCAGCCATTCTGCAGGTTCAAACCTGCCTGCTCTTGgtcaggaggggggggaggagacgcACCATCTCCTCCTTCCGCCATCCCTCCCGACCATATGTTAAAAATAAGGTTTTAAAAACCCTTTCCCTGCCTCTGAATTGTTTCAGGAATGGAACTGGGCCTGTCTGGAGGGCACTGAATCAGGGCCACAGGGTGGATCTGTGTATGTATGTACAGTCCTGATAAAATACAAATAAGTATCAGGCTTTCCCTGACTCATAAGATTAGATCCTCTTGTTTCTGAATTCCTGTTACTACCCATTTTataatgctgttttattgtttttatgatactgtgctattgtttttgtaatttttgtaTACTTCTTAGAGAAgtttaaatattaagtggtttagaaatgctgttaaatgaataaatacattttgatgGGAAGAGAGAGCCCCACATTaagctgccttttaaaaaaaaaaatcatcagagAGGCCATTCTTCACGTGCTTCTACGGTAAGTAGTTAGGCAGGAAGCTGCCAGGAAAATGGCCTTTTCTGTGATTGTGTCTCAGTTCTAGATTGCTGTCCTGCTGGAGCCTAATGTTCCAGTAAAAGAAATGTAGGCACCAGAGCTTTCCATTTGTCTAGGCTATTAGTATTTAGTTTGATGCTGCTGACTGAGTTCTATCTGCAGTTTCTACAGCTTTCTTGCTGTTTTAAACATATACCTATCTGTCCTGCCCTGCCTCCAAAGTCTTCAGGTCTATATagaacagtggttcttaacctttttttggCTCATagaccctttgagaatctgatgaaagctatggaccccctccCCTGAAAAATGCACGAAGACACATGCACACAGCATTTtacatacaatttattttattgcattgaaatttgattgtgtgtgtgtgtgtgcccagtTCACGGACCCCCCAGTGTCCATATATGGACACCCTAATGACGGCTTgcaatttttttatataattcaAAAGTGAGCCAAGTAATTGCCATAAAGTATTCATCTTGACTTAGGGTTACTGTCTGGCTGAGGAGAGGAGACTAGaatgcccccccactgcctccttGCAATTTAATGATGCGTGTGAAGTTGCATTTCCCCCCAGCTTAGCTATGTGGtgtaattttgaaagttgaaaactgaatCCAAGCCTTGAGTGTTGCTGTCTGCTGAGTTCTTCAATGGTTAACCACCTTTTTTGACCTACAATTAAGCAAATTCATGTGCTTCCTTTCCTACTCGTATCTCCATCAGTTTTTCACTGTGATGGTGGCAGGATACTTTTTGCCCACCTGAGGCAACAGGCTATTAAAGAACTGTGAGTTTGGCTAATgtcacaggattttttttaaaaaaaagaaggtaCAAGGGGGAGGCAGGTTAAGAATCTAACAACGAATGTTAATGGCTGCCATCATCATCTCAGTGACACAGAagttaaagggaatacacatttcagcagtTCAGATCAGATGCCATTATATTcaccactgttttttaaaaaatccagtagcAGGAAACAAGACCACTTTGCAACAATACTGAATGTGCAAATTGCAGGGTAGTCTGATCATGTACAGTTCACCtttatcaaatttctcacccatccttcctCCATATTGCTGAAATCCATCACTTCACCAGGGCATGATGGGTGGCATTGTAAGGAACACTGTAGAGATGTCAGTACAAAATCCAGAACTTCAAACAGGGGTACCCCAAAGGGCAAGGTGTAGACTGATGAACCATCTGTTCATAGATTGGGAGCtccatggcagagcacatgcagaaggtcacaagtttaatccctggcatctccagttgttCCCCAGGATCTCAGCCAGAGGTCTTCTCCATCTCTTCCCAAgaacctggggagccactgctaaGCCAAGGAATAGACAATACTGGCCTAGACGGACAAACAGTCTGAGCTGGTAGCTTCCTACGTTCCCAGCTGTGCCTGGTTGGTATATTCTAGGGGAAACAGTCAGTACAGACACAACACAACCCTACGTTCATTCTAGACAAGTGCTTCTAGACAAGGTATAGGAAGTTCCTTGATGCAAGCATTGTTCTTATCTCTCTTATGTTTCTTCCCAAAGGTAATGGGATGGATTTTGATTGCCAGTGTCTTCATATTGGCCCTAGTTTCTATTTGTATCTCCCGTTGCCGTTCTCCAGTCAGTATTCTTCAGCTTGCATTCTGGAAAATGTACCTGGAGAAAGAGCAGCAGCTTTATGAGATCAAAGCCAAGGAACATGCAACGAAGCTGGCAGAGAGGAATATCAAATGCTTCTTTGATTCCACAGAGCTGGAACCATTTCACACTCCAAGCGCCAAAGCCTGGCATGGCATTTCTTCCTTGTTTGCCTTTAATCCTGAAGATCATTACTACAGTATGATACATAAATATGTCAGTACCAAAACCAGTAGTGGCAGTATTAGATCCGCAGAGGGGGATACCTTTCCTTGTTGTTTGGAGTTTGTGGCTGGTGCTGGTGGCACTGAGGCACAAATGATA encodes:
- the LOC133384158 gene encoding calcium homeostasis modulator protein 6-like, which translates into the protein MKRHHAGSNPRTYQLVMGWILIASVFILALVSICISRCRSPVSILQLAFWKMYLEKEQQLYEIKAKEHATKLAERNIKCFFDSTELEPFHTPSAKAWHGISSLFAFNPEDHYYSMIHKYVSTKTSSGSIRSAEGDTFPCCLEFVAGAGGTEAQMI